The Clostridia bacterium region ATTTTTGCCTATTGGATTAGGCTTTTGTTTGGCAGGATTGTTATGTTATTGGTTGATACCAAAAGATAGAGTATATAATTATGAAAGATACAAACAAAGAGTTGAGAAATATGGTTTTATAGATACTATTTCTATGGCTGCAATGATCTCTTATCACAAGGTTAAGATAGAACAATTAGAATCCAGAATAAAAGAACTGGAAGATAAATTAAACAATGAATAAGAAAACAGCCGGTTTTAATACCGGCTGTTTTATTTTTTTTACTTTCTATCCCTAGACATGAAAATTATAGCTAAAAATCTTAGCATTGATAGCAGTGCTGTAACCAGTGAAGCTATATATGTCCATGCAGCGGCATTCAAAACTTCTTTTGCACCTTTGGCTTCACTTACACTTAATATACCGCTTTCTGTCAACAATGCCGTCGCTCTTCTAGAAGCATTTAATTCAGTAGGCAAAGTAACAAGACTAATTAAGATTGAAGAGCCATAAAAGACCAAGCCAGCATAAATTACTATGTCGCCAATCATTGTTCCGGGAACAGCCAATCCAAAAATGATTCCAATTATCACAAGCGGCCACATAAGCCTTGAAGTAAAATTAACTACAGGAACAAGGAAGTTTCTTATTTTTATTGGAGCATAGTTATCTGCGTATTGTAATGCATGTCCAACTTCGTGAGCCGCGATACCCAAAGCCGCAATGCTTGATGAATCAAAAACGCCTTGGGACAAGCCTATCACGCCGTTTTGATGGTCGTAAAAATCTGTAAGCCTGCCGTTTACACGTCTTATTTGTATATGATTAAGTCCCGCACGAGAAAGCACACCTCTTGTCATTTCATAAGCGGTTATACCTGATTTAGAATAAACCTTAGAATATTGAGAGTATGCCGAAGAGACTTTAGCTTGTGCATATGTTGCTAAAAGAA contains the following coding sequences:
- a CDS encoding zinc metallopeptidase, whose product is MLLYYITGIILIPGILLATYAQAKVSSAYSQYSKVYSKSGITAYEMTRGVLSRAGLNHIQIRRVNGRLTDFYDHQNGVIGLSQGVFDSSSIAALGIAAHEVGHALQYADNYAPIKIRNFLVPVVNFTSRLMWPLVIIGIIFGLAVPGTMIGDIVIYAGLVFYGSSILISLVTLPTELNASRRATALLTESGILSVSEAKGAKEVLNAAAWTYIASLVTALLSMLRFLAIIFMSRDRK